The Phycisphaeraceae bacterium genome segment TCAGGACATCCTCCGCGTCGAGCGCGAACTGAAGGATCTCGCCTCGGGAGTCCTTTCCATCGAGCTGTCGCCGCTGTACCTGGCGGGTGATCTCCTTGAAGCGGTCTTCAACGGCGCGGAAATCAGAGAGGAGTTCTTTGAGCAGCCCGACGGCGGTGGCAAACCGCTCTCGCACCGCTGCGGGTTCATATCGCGCCTCGACCCCGCCATCTTTCAGGATCTGTCCGATCTCATTGTCGATCCGTGTGCGTTCCTCCCGGAGATGCGCCAACCGGACCTCGGGATCGTGCGAGGCGCCGGCGACGAGATCGGCCAGGGTGCTGATGACGACGCGCAGGCGAGATTCAGTGCCGACGAACCCCAGGTCTTTTTGGAGCGCGCGGTCGAGGAACAGAAACACGTCTTCTGTGTGCGGCGTCAACTGAAACACCGGCTCGTTCCGGCCCCCTTCGACAGAACGATGCAGCCAGCGCGTTTCCCCACTGCACCAGGAGGACAGGTAGTGCTCCGGCTTGTCTCGCAGCGCGTCCGGGTGGGCTGCCTGCACGGACTCTTGGTACTCGCCCAGTGCGCTGACCAAATCAGACGAAGGGAGGGAGATGCGACCTGGTAGCTTGAACTGCCGGTGGAGGAAATCAATCACGAACGGGGCATGTTGTGCCCGCAGCAACCTCAGCGCTGGCGACGTGCCAAAATATGCGAGCAGCTGGTCAAGGCGCATGGCGGCTGTCCGATCGCTCCGGTATCCACGGAATTAGAGTAGTTGCCGCGGCATTCATGAGCGGCGCAACCGATCGAGATCGCATCGCAGCTTCTTTCGTGCCCGTGGCGATCACCTCCCTGTCAGCTCGCACCCGTAGGCCGCGTTGGTGGCGACGGGCGCGTCGTGCAGTGTACCAGTTTTCTGGCCGATATACCTTTCAGACGCCAAAACTGCGGCCTATCGGGCCGGTCCGTATCCGTTTTGGTGCTAGAATAGCCCGCCATAACGATTTTGGCGTCGTCGTATCCGTTTTTGAGGAGTCCGCAATGGACCAGCCAAGGGCGACAACCCGGCCCGCAGGCTACGCAGCCCTGCTGGAGAGATACACGATCCGCGCGATGCCCAACTGGCATCGGTCTGTCGTTTCTGAGGGTAGTACGCGACGAACCGATGCATCAGCGGGCGAAGTCGTCGAAACGTACCCGGCCGCGTACTGGCCGGGTGAGAGTCCCGGAGACCACCTTGAGTTCGCCCTGAAGTACGACGGAATGAACCTGGGCCTCCTGGCGGTCCTTCTGCCGGCGATCGGGGCGGACGAGATCACCCGATACATCAACTCCAAGCCAAACGGGAAGTACGCCCGCCGCATCTGGTACTTCTACGAGATGCTGACCGGCGATCGGCTCCCCCTTGCCGACCTGACGCAGGGCAACTACGTGGACCTCCTGGAGAGCGAGGAGCACTTCACGTCCGATCGCGCGGAGCCGATCCGTCGCCAGCGTGTGAACAACAACCTGCTCGGCGATGCGAGCTTCTGCGCAACGGTTCGGCGGACTGCGACGATCTCAGGGTTCATCAGCAAGGACCTCGCCGCTCGGTGCAAACAGTTGATCTCGGCTTACTCGCCGGAACTGCTCCGGCGAGCACTGAGCTACCTGTACACGAAGGAGACGAAGTCGTCCTTCGAGATCGAGAACATCAAGCCGGACGCAAACAGAACCGAGCGGTTCATCGCCCTCCTGCGCGTCGCCCTGAAAGAGGATCTGTGCACAAAGCCCCGGCTGATCGATCTACAGAACCAGATCGTGGACCCTCGGTTCAAGGACGACGACTACCGCGACAGCCAGAACTACGTGGGCGAGACGGTGTCCATTGGGAAGGAGCGCGTGCACTACGTCTGCCCGAAGCCCGAGCACGTCACGGCGCTGATGGAGGGGCTTATCTCGGCGCACGGGCGGATGGAGCGCGGCACCGTCCATCCGGTTGTTCAGGCTGCGATCGTCGGGTACGGCTTCGTGTTCGTCCACCCCTTCGAGGATGGCAATGGCCGCATCCACCGTCTCCTCATCCACAACATCCTCAGTCGGAGAGGTTTCGTGCCGGACGGCGTGATCTTCCCGGTTTCCGCGGCGATGCTCAAGCATTCCGCCGCGTATGACGGGTCGCTCGAAGCTTTTTCGCGGCCGCTGTTGGGGTTGGTGGAGTACACGCTCGACGACCAGGGACGCATGACCGTCCACAACGATCCCGGCGTGTGGTACCGATACCCGGACATGACCGTGCAGGTCGAGAGCCTGTTCACCTTCGTCGAGCAGACCATCGAAACGGAGCTCGTCGAGGAGCTCGCATTCCTGGCGAATTACGACGAAACAAAGCGCGCCATCCAGGCGATCGTCGACATGCCTGATCGCGACATCGACCTGTTCATCCGTTTCTGCCTGCAGAACAACGGCAAGCTGTCCCAGCGGAAGCGGGAGTCGCACTTTCAGATGTTGACCGAGGACGAGATCCAGCGGATCGAGCGAGCAGTCGCAGAGGGGTACAGGCAACGTGAAGACGGCCCCGGGCGATAGGCACTTCCGACCTGCGCCATAGGGGGCCGCGGCGCGCAAAATGGTGCGACTTTGCGACCGTCTCGACGGATCTCTGGATCGCCGGCGCGCGCGAAGTCAGCTCGATACACCTGCCGTCACGCCGCACGCCCCCCTGCGCTTCGCGCCCGCATCAAAACGAACGCTCGGATAAACTCCGGCCTCATGGCGAGCGCACTGGTCATTCCGTGCCATCTCCGCACCAGGTGGGACCTGAAGTGCCTGCTTCGATTGCTCGACAGCGTGCGCGATCAGTCCACGGCCTTCTCTCGCGTGTACGTTGTGGATGACGCGAGCCCGCTCAAGTACTCCCTGGCGGATCGTGACGTCGATCACGTCGTGTTGGACACCAACGGCGGACCCGCCCGGGCGCGAAATGTGGCGGTCGCCAAGGCACTGGCCGCCGGCGACGAGTTGATCTTCTTCACGGATCACGACTGCATACTCGACCGTGACTGGCACGGTCACATGGCCCGCTTCCTCTCGGACACCAACTTCGCCGCCGTGGGCGGCATGACCTACGCCTGGGGCTCAACGCTCCTGGACCGCTACCACGAGATCAACGGCACGTTGGCCGGGAAGTGGCTGCTCCCGGATCGGCGAGAACTCTGGTACATGCCGTCCCTGAACTTCGGCATGAAAGCGAGGGCCGCGCAGGAGTTTCCGTTCGATGAGCGGTTCCCGCACGCGGCCGGCGAGGACGTGGATCTATGCCTGCGACTGCGAAGCAAGTACCGCATCGGGTTCTGCGCTGAGGCAAAGCTGTGGCATGACTTCGGGTACTCAAGCACCGTCACGGGGTTCTGGCGCTTCATCAAACTGTTCATGAAGTACAAGAGCTCCAGCGCGACGCTGTACGAGGGGCACACGGTCCTGATGTGGGATGCGTCCGAGTCCATCTTTGAGGGCAACAAGTATGAGCCTGATCTACGACTTGAGGATGAAGGGACCGGGCATCGGACGGGCGGTGCCGGGTTTGCTCCCGTCATCCTGATCGACACCTTCAGTGGTGACAAGATAGACGAGTTTCTGGCCGCGTTTCGATCCGAGCGCCCACGGAGCCGAGTATGTGTGACCGTGCTGCACGCTTCAGATGATGTGCTGCGTGAGAGGGTGCTCAACCGCGACGGGGATGGATTCCGAGACATCGACATCGCGTTGAAAATCAATCACGAGTCGGTCCGCGACGCCCGGCTCTTTGAACTGCTGCTCGACACAACCAACCTCTCGCCAGGGGATGTGGCAGGTGCCATCCATCGACTCGCGGGTGATCCAACCGCCGGCGCCTCTCGACCCGGAAGTCGCGAGCGCCAGGGGTGAGACCGGTGGAACTGCT includes the following:
- a CDS encoding glycosyltransferase family 2 protein; translated protein: MASALVIPCHLRTRWDLKCLLRLLDSVRDQSTAFSRVYVVDDASPLKYSLADRDVDHVVLDTNGGPARARNVAVAKALAAGDELIFFTDHDCILDRDWHGHMARFLSDTNFAAVGGMTYAWGSTLLDRYHEINGTLAGKWLLPDRRELWYMPSLNFGMKARAAQEFPFDERFPHAAGEDVDLCLRLRSKYRIGFCAEAKLWHDFGYSSTVTGFWRFIKLFMKYKSSSATLYEGHTVLMWDASESIFEGNKYEPDLRLEDEGTGHRTGGAGFAPVILIDTFSGDKIDEFLAAFRSERPRSRVCVTVLHASDDVLRERVLNRDGDGFRDIDIALKINHESVRDARLFELLLDTTNLSPGDVAGAIHRLAGDPTAGASRPGSRERQG
- a CDS encoding Fic family protein: MDQPRATTRPAGYAALLERYTIRAMPNWHRSVVSEGSTRRTDASAGEVVETYPAAYWPGESPGDHLEFALKYDGMNLGLLAVLLPAIGADEITRYINSKPNGKYARRIWYFYEMLTGDRLPLADLTQGNYVDLLESEEHFTSDRAEPIRRQRVNNNLLGDASFCATVRRTATISGFISKDLAARCKQLISAYSPELLRRALSYLYTKETKSSFEIENIKPDANRTERFIALLRVALKEDLCTKPRLIDLQNQIVDPRFKDDDYRDSQNYVGETVSIGKERVHYVCPKPEHVTALMEGLISAHGRMERGTVHPVVQAAIVGYGFVFVHPFEDGNGRIHRLLIHNILSRRGFVPDGVIFPVSAAMLKHSAAYDGSLEAFSRPLLGLVEYTLDDQGRMTVHNDPGVWYRYPDMTVQVESLFTFVEQTIETELVEELAFLANYDETKRAIQAIVDMPDRDIDLFIRFCLQNNGKLSQRKRESHFQMLTEDEIQRIERAVAEGYRQREDGPGR